The DNA region tttgtgcctcagcccctaacattgtctcattctctccccactcacttcctctgccaccatggctaggacgaaacaggcagtcaggctctttctgggctgggttgaaatgcactctgggcttttttggtctcctgttgctcttagccacattaatagaaaagttctcatttgagtcagtttggtctcctgctatctgagattccccttcttcctgtggggtaggagtgcccccatgtctttcacttaatctcaatctttcgtatactagccggtaggctgataacactatccagctttgcctagatagtgatgcccctgactgaatcccaacttctcgtaaacacttttccaaatccctaggatctcctctccgtagccttggttcccagttttcacagggtccagcttttttagccaattcttttgctagggaggaataaaatggatcctcccatcctgggatattcatctcttcctctggaattgttctgcttctaaatagagatcttatacctagcgatcccatcctcgtcgccaaatgtattaggagggcagagtttataatctcaaagaggatcataaacatgtctgaaacattcggaaccgccggatataagaaactctcaaagtagaaggcagaagaatcaaaacatttatttaggctccacagtaaccaacccatgaaccagcaaccccattttgatatattgatcaaaagcttccaggcccaataagtacgccttgaaagagtaaccaggaggctacagagaagcatgattgcgtaaagcaaaatcatgtttccccctctatggtaataagattacccactggcctgaagtctttgttcagcttcctcccgtaggtcagctctgctactggcagctcctgcttcagctgtggctgtgtctgtaactgtagctgtaactgtaactgtcgctgtaactgtcgctgtaactgtctctggctccaaccggaaaaggaaaaaaggatcttcaagctgtcctctcccctcttatagagtttttgacatcatcaagcaccgcctaaacgaccagggccgattggttcttgacttggcccctccccctagcatagccgttaacacctcccctcagccagccccatgactcatcacacaggaagttgtctgcttcctggaatgctctttgggcttcctgccccggaagagcaagccacagtgtccagaggctcaatgaggtaagctgagtcattcaaagaaaacaaaggccattatggctacagcaGCTCTCAATGACCATTTACCTCACTGTAGAAGACTTGCATCAAAACCATTGTTTTAAGGTTACAATATTATTATACCCTCAGCTTCAATAGCTTTTCCCAAAGGAAGTACAGTTATTGTTAGGGCATCTTTAAGAAGCGTTGGATTCTTGAATAGTGATGGTTTAACTGCCTTTCCTGGAGGAGTCAATGGAGTGATCTATGAAAAGGCCGTGGGGAGATAACGAGAAACTGAGGAGCGTTAAGAGGATGAAGaaaatttctttttgaaagagAAATGGTTTATCTCTCAGATTGTGAAGAAACATTATAAGGAGAATTTGTTGAAGAGTGTTTGAAGAGACTGGAAAGTTTTAATGGTCATTCTGGAGAATTATCTGTTATATTTGGAGAGTGATAgtgaaaagataggaaaaaaaacttaACCTCTGAGAGAATTGATTTTAACCCTTGTACTTCAAATAAGAGGAATCTTGAGAGACTTTGGCTATAATCTTAAGAGCTAAGTGGTGGGACTATGTTCCAGAAGTGAAGAGAAGTCAAAAATAAAAGTGGTACACAGATGGGACTCtggttttggttctgtttttgaTCCTTCTCATAGCTAAAATATTGTAAATGAGCGACTGcttgtatgaaaatcttttttcagtttattaaataatattCGGCAATCTGGGATAAGAAAGTCATagctaattttttaattaataaggaAGATGTTACTAATTTTAATaaggaaaaatcaaaacataTCCTTGGGTTACCTTAGAACTTGGGATAATGAAAATGAAACCCCCAGGGATGCACTACCTAAGAAATCTCCCTTCATGTGCTAGGAGGTTAAATCACATTGGGATCACTGGGATCATACTgcttggatttttcttttttggctagaAGGCCATATTCTAAGACCGTTGAACATGGGGTTACCTGCAAGGCAAATCCCAATGCTGCTTTTATCCAGAAACTATCCTCTTGGGCCATGCAGACAAGTGCCTACAGCTCACCACACGTGTGTGCAACATCAGTCACCACCCCACCTCAGTCCACCCAAACACCTGCCGCACTTGGTGCAAAATTCCCAAAATGGTCTCTTAGTTCTCTTTTATAGTTGAGCAGAGTCAGCTGCTCTCACGATAGTTTCCAAAGAGTCTGAGTCAGGCAGTTCGACTTGGTGGCAGTCTTTATCATTCCCAGTAGGTGTCAAGGGGAAACTAATGGGTAAGTTAaatttcacaagcatttattaagcacttactctatgccaggcaccgtgctaggtaCTGCAAatacagatataaaaacaaaacagtactgccctcagggagtttacattctgctagAGAGACGAGATAAATGCAATGCCAGGGCAGGAGATGAACAATTGGACGAATAGGAAAGGAGACAGGCCTTGAGTTAAGTCTGAATAGAGGAGttatgaaagaggaaaggaggaagcacaTTCAGgcatggggtggtggtggggcggATGGAGCACTCTATACAAAAGCATGGTGATGAGAAATGGAACATTGCtaatgaggaaaagcaaggaggccaatttgACAGGAATGGAAAGTACTATAATGCGTAGTCAGCTTGGAAGGATGGTTGGACCCAGATTGTTTGGCTTCAAATGCCATCCAGATGAATTTATATTATGTACTAGAGACACAGAGAGTCACTGgagctttttgagcaggggaatgccatggtcagacctatactttaggaatatcagttagACAACTGAGTGTCAGATGGTCTGATCCAGACAAGAGGCTGGATCTAAGGAAGTTGAGCAACTATTTCAGGCACAGTTTGATGGCTTGTATTAGGACGGTAgctgtgtaagtagagagaaggtgACAGATCTGAGAAATGCTGCGGTGTAGAGTTAATTAATATTTGCTAGCATTTACGTAGAGCCCGCTATCTGCCAGGCAGTGTACtgtacaaatatgatctcatttaatatgcagaacaactctgtgaggaaggtgttgttattcccatcttacagttgaggaaactgaggcaatctgagtttaagtgatttgcctgaggtttgttgttgttgtttagtcatgtctgactcttcttaacCCCACGGACCTCCCAATACTATCcctgggattttctcagcaaagaccctggagtggtttgccatttccttctccagtggattaaggaaaacagaggttaagtgacttgcccagggtcttactgctagtaagtgtctcaggccacatttgaacttgggtcttactaactctaggcctagtactctatccactttgcgcCCTGGTTGTCCCTATAATTGAtaacttgacaactgattggatatggaaggCTCAGGAGTCAAAAATGACTGAGATTTTGAACCCGTGTGATTGGAAGAATGgtatacagaaataaagaagttagaaAAGGGTGGGTTCAGGATaaaagacaatgaattctgttttgtatATGCTAAATTTGAGATTTCTGTTGGGATAGTGCCAGTCAGGCCTTTCTCAAAGGCAGATGCAGTAGAGGTAGGACCAACCAATCATGTCTCTAAATTTCTGAATGGGACACATCACCTTCTGATTTCAGTAGGTATATAGATGCTCCTGAGGATCTCAAATTCTGACAGGGAACCTCAGCCTCCTGCTTGGAAACACAGCACCTTCTGTTCATGCCTCTTGCAAGTCAGGTTTGCAGGTGCCCCAGAGGACACAACCACGCAGGGCAGGCAGCCAGAGCCTAGAGGGTCAGTCAGCAAGctgtcagggagctcacattctaacagaatGGACAACATACAAGTAACTATGTACGTGTGAGATATATACAGCACTAAATGAACACTGATCTTAGAAGCGACAAGCAACCTTGAGGCCTATCAGATTACAATTTGCCTTCTTCACAAGACGTCACTGTTAGTTTGCTTCTATTCAACCCCAATGGTTAGTTACTCCACCCCCTCATACTCTCCTCAGCCCTGTGATACTGGGCCCTCCGATGTGGCCCCAACAAACTTATCTTCTCAACTTCAGCTGTCTGCTCTTCCATTCCCACTCCTCTTAAACTTGCTCCGCTCCCACCCCCTCCAATGTCCCACTCCAGATATGCCTTCTGGGCGGACTGCTCAGTAATGAACACATTTCCTCTCCTCGGTTGCAGCATTTCCTATTTACTACTTCCATCTTCTGACACTCAGTGAGACATGGTTCTCTCCTACCACATTGCATCTATCCCTAGCTACCCTTTACATAGGTTCCGACTCCCcgacttcccccctccccttaggCATACCGTTGAGATCGGAAaagttaactaaaaaaaaaaaggctgctgTCCGGTAAATTCAACAAGTCCCTTGAAGGCCTCCGATCATCCCTTTACAACAAAAGTCTCCAAAGCTTTCCCCTCATTAAGCTCATCAAGACTGCGGGGCggcgtggggggggggagggtagggggcgggggggggggagggctggAGGGAGAGCTTTTTACCAACTGCCTATGATATTCAAAGGCTATTAAACAAAAGGTAAAGTGAGAACAGGAGCAAAACAAAGCGCCTGACAAAATGTTCTGGGAAAACGAGAGGGATGTTACCCAAGTTATTAGTTATACTTGGAAAGGAGCTGGAACAAATTCCGGCCAGACCATACACTGGGGTCGGACAGTTCCTTGTGAATTCTTTGACTCCTGCCTAAggataagggggagggggaagggggtgtgtgtgtgtgtgtgtgtgtgtgtgtgtgtgtgtgtgtgtgtgtgtgaagtgctCAGGTGTATCTCTTCTAGCCCTCTCTACTGCACAATTCAGTCACCCACGcctttaatcttcttcctcctaatCCCTGGCTCTATTTTACTCTCAGGAATGGAAAAGTTGCTGAGTTAAGATAATTTTGGTGCTGAGCGGTTTGAGTTTTTGTTGAGAAATGTTTATCAGAAAATCTCCTGCTTTCCTCCCATCCTTTCCCTATATCTACATTCGTTAGTGGTTTCTCTTTAACCAAATGCGATCCAACCACACATCCCCTTCGCTTGTATTGGAAGTGGACACTAAAATAAACTAAACAGGGAGGTTCGCCCTCCTTCTAGCCCTTCTGCTTCCTTCGTGGCGCCACAAATTGTCCTTGCCAGGCCCAGCCTGGGCTGGAGGTTGATTAGGCTTCGCTAGGTCACGAAACACCGCTCTGTCTGAGAGCATAAACTTTGGGAAGATGCCGGAATGAAGAGGCTCCCAGGAAGACGCGTAGAGTTCAGCTGGAGAGGCAACTCACCATCCCAGGCCAGCTTTGCACAGGCAGCCCTCTttgtcctccccttcccccagtcctgcttcccttctctgggctcttTCGACCTCCACCACAGGGCACTTCGTGCATTGCTCTAGAAGTTCAGCTACTGACTAGCGCCCTACTGAGGAACCTGGTCGTGTTTGGCCGGGATTGTGTGCTACCGCGCAGCCCGTGCGGGAGCGGAAAGGGAGGAGGGTAGGTACGTGCACTAAAGTCGCTGGTCAATGTCTTACTGTACTTCCTCTGCTTCTAGAGGTCTCCGCCTTCCCCCAGACACACCCCTGCTTGCTTTATACACCCTCTTCCAGCTCCGATTGCCCGAAGAGTTCCAATTTCGACCTTTCCCCAGCGACTCTCATCTCCGGTAGCCGAAAAGGAAGACGTGGTGTCCCCCTCCCTTTCTAAATGTCATCTGCACCGCAAGCTCCCTCTTAAAGAGAAACTCGGCTCTCCGACCACTTTTCCTCCTGCGGGAATCCCAGTTACTTTCTGTTGGGTACATAGCTCAGCGCCTCCGGGTTTTTGGAAcaactgagaaagaagaaagtggaGGGACAGATAGTTTGGACTGGGGATAGGGCACGAAAGCGTCCAGATTTTCTAGGAAAGTGTAGGTAGAAGCTACCTATCCATCAAAATCAATACCATCGAAAAACGCACTGACCCCATGGACCTGGGCCTATGCCTTCCCTttgacattttaatttgtttGCCGGTTTGGATTGGAGAAGTATACCCAGAACGGATTTCCCATGCACCAGAATGGGTTTCCACCGGGAGGAGGAAAATTGCAAGAGCTAACAGACTAACCGATCATCAGCAACGCGATGCGTGCGGTTGTGACTGTTAAGCATCTGCGAAATTCTTCATTCACTGTAAAAAAGCAGATGCCACCCTAGGGAAAGTGAAAATGGCATAAACTATACCTTCAGGCAATTATAGTTCACTTTTTATACAGCCCTTCAAGATGCGTAAAGCGCTTTACATTATCTTACTAAGCGCATACATTATCTTATCGAGTCCATACAATAATCATAGGAAGAGGATGCTGTAATCATCTTTATGCTAAAGAGAACTGAACAGCTTCAGAGGGGCCGATACTTGCCCGGGTCACCGAGCTAATAAAATTCCTGTGGGTACTCGAGGAAAATCAGGTAAATTGGTTTTGCTGCCAAGTAGTTTTATTCGCTCTCTTATCTCAGGGTTATTCCACAGCCCCGCTCCCTCCTAAATTGCGTACTGTTTTGATGTATCCAAATTGAACCACGTGAGTTGAACCCATTCCAGAAAACCTTGCCCTGGGAGGGACCCCAGGTAGAGCGATGGTGAAGTCTCCCCTTCCCAGTAATTAGGTCCCTCCCACAGCCCATCACAGGTTCGATCCCAGTACTGGGTCCATAGAAGGGCTATCCTTCCGTTggtttcctcctcccacccctgcttttcccccctttcctttgtCAGCATCAGCTAAAACCCGGAGACTCCGAAGTGGAACAGCTCTGGGCCCAGAGCCTCGGGCATAtttgggggctgggggagagTCAAGTCAGAGAGAGGTTTTCTCTCTCTACACGTGCATCTAGGCAATAAAATCCCGAGCCTGGCCAAGACGCCCCAGAGTTCACGAGAGAGACCGGGGGAAAGAAGCTGCCCCATCCAGGAGTCCCAGAGGGGCGCAGTCGGGCCCCAGTGATTCCATGGAGACTCAGGCCCCCCAGAGCCTGAGTTTGGAGCCTTCGGGGTCGATGCCCTGCGGAGACCCACCGCTAGCTGAGGAGAGCCCCGATCCAGGCACCCCGATCCAGGGAGGGGGCGGCGGCGAAAGCTGCCCCAACTGCCCGGACGCCCCTGCTCAGAGCCCCCAGCTCTCCCAAAGAGATGCCAGCCTTTTGGATCAGGAGCTGCTAGATGCCCGCCGCTGCTGCCGCGCCCGCTCCTTCTCCCTGCCTGCGAGCCCCATCCTAGAAGCAGCCAAGttactgcagcagcagcagctgcagcctcAGCCCGGGGATCCCGGCGCTGAGTGGGGCGCGACGGAACAAGAGGAGGAGCTGCTGAGCCCGGGCGCCTGTTGCACCAAGTGCAAGAAGAGGGTGCAGTTCGCCGATTCCCTGGGGCTCAGCCTGGCCAGCGTGAAGCACTTCAGCGCCGCCGAGGAGCCGCAGGTACCCCCAGCCGTGCTCTCCCGTCTCAAGAGTTTTCCCATGCGGGAGCGAGACATGGAGCAGATTGGGGACCTGCTGGCCGCGGCCTTCTCCCCGCTCCTGCCGGAGGGGATCCGCTCCACTCCGGCTCCAGTGCGGCAGCTGCCCCGCCTGCAGCCTCTCTTCCAGCTGCCGGAGCCCGGCAGAGCTGCCTCCGAGCGCCTCCGTCGTCAGCGAGTGTGCCTGGAGCAGGTAGACTGCGGCGCGCCTCCGGCCTACGAGGTGAAGGGCTCCGGCCGGGTGTTAAGCTGCGCGGGACCCCGGGAGGTGACCGTGCGCTACACCTTCACCGAATGGCGTTCCTTCTTGGACTTGCCCGCTACGCTGCAGCCCTGCCAGCCAGCGCAGCTGGAAACGCAGGGGCAAGAGGAGCAGCCCGAGCGAACTCATCTAGATCCAGGGACCGGGAGATCTGAGGACGGGGCTGGGGACCCCGGCGGGCCGGACACCGAGCGCTTTCACTTTTCCCTGTATTTGCCTCCGGGACTGctaggggagaaggaggaggagcagcaaggCTTCAACGTCCACTTCGCTGTCTGTTACCGCTGCGCGCAGGGTGAGTTCTGGGACAACAACACCGGGGCCAACTACACCCTGCGCTACCCTCCCAGCGGCTGCCAGCTGCCGCATCCCACGCAGGTGCCTCCCGAGGGCAGCCTCGAGAGCCCTCACTGAACCGTGGATCTTcacccctttcctcttcctttcaaaTGCAAACATTTGTCAAGTGATCAGACTTGGAgatttggggggagtggggaaaagTAGCTAGGGAAAGAGGCAGGGACAAGCTCAGGAAACTTTGGGTCTCTTTTGATGATTCGCTGACTTGGGCTGGGGGTTGTGGGAATTTTTCCGGGTGATCCCATTTCTCACCCATAAactccttggttttttttttttatgaggggggagggaagagggaagagggaagagggaagagaagggagcttAAAGATGTTTCGAAAGCTATGCCTCTGCCGCTTGTGAGGGTGTGAGGTTGGAAATTTGGGAAGAAGATGCTAGCCAAGGTATGGGAACAAGCCCTCTTTCTCCAAGCAAGGTGGATCCTGTGAATGAAGAAAGTTGATTGGAGAGTCCCCAGGAATACAGCCAGAAATGacgagaaagagaagaagaggcttCCTTTGCCTTGGGGAAAGGATGCCCTGTAAAGCACGAGACTGGAATGTTGTTTTAACCAGAGGACATTGCACCTGTCTCATTCTTCAGAAACTATGGGTTACAGCggcccagagaaaagaagaaactctAACAATAATAATTCATAGGAAAAGAGGGCCCTGCGTACAAGTCCTTTATGAGGTGCCCTAAAGCCGAGGGGGACATCTGTCCAGGGAATCTCGAGGGTTGGTCTGCACTTAGACACATCTATTTCTCAGAAAAGTTTGTAGCACATGTAGATTTCCTCCACTGTGAACTGTTAAATGCCCAGATTCTTTACCTCCACACTTGGAGCTGTATAGCTCACCCATTTTTGTGTGAATGCTTTCCAtaaagaagcatttttttaaggGCAGTGAATGCTCATTGAATTGTATTTCCTACTTTTGCTGCCCTCAAGGTTTAGAGGTCTTGAACTGACAGGATTTGTCAGGTTGATAATATATGCACTTTAATTATCCtcagtgtttttaaaactttgcttccctcttcccctctccccattgtGGAAAAGCTCTGGTTTTCCATCATGCACTGaaatacctaatttctgccagccctaactaaaatacatattttttaatagGATGgcaactactttttaaaaaaaaaacaatgttttgtAGATTATTTTGAAGTGCCAATCATTTAGTTGGCATGGAAAAAACTATTTCTAGTAGGTGTCTCCATAGGCAGAGACTTTTTAACAGTAGCTAGATTACAACTACTATTTAGCTCTGCCATTAGCAATTAGATATGTTGGATTCTCTATGAAgaccagaaacaaacaaaaaaacatttaaaggTTGTTTTCCTGGAGGGAAGGCAGTTCGAGAATAACTTGACAGTGAAAGGTGATGAAACCCAGTCTAGCAAGTGAAATCAGCTAAATGGAGCCCCAGTGTAACACATCTGTGCTGCTCAATTGCCCCCTGGTTTATTGACCTAAGTCTGAAGGCTGGACTGACTTAATGTACTCGTCTTGGCCACCAGAAGTTAGAACTATGCTGTAGCTGGCTATCCATCTATGACTGAATGAGGGTGGTGGTCTTCCCTAATGAGAAATTGAATTCACATGTCTGTCCTCACTAGTTTGTGTGCTAGTTTTTAATTTCCTCTAAATGGAGCTGCATTATTTGTCTAGTACCATTAGTTATGTGTGGAATGATAGCTATTTACAGTATTTATGGGCATCCCTGTAGCAATatggagaaatagcaagtttttttaaaaaatccattgtGTTGATAAGAGTTGTTCTTAATAAAGTACTGCCCACATAACACAAGTTAAGCTTTTTCTTGGTGGATTTTGCCACTTGCAATAAGTCTTTCATAGACAATGCtttcaaactgtttacattagcGATTTGGGTTAGAAAAAATACTTCCACCAAAAACTCAACTCATATGTGTGATTAGTGCCACATATTATTTACttaataatttcctttttatttgtagTAATTTACAACAGACAATGAACCAGTATATCTAAAGTATGGCACAGAGCCTTGTTTTCCATTGAGTCTTTGTAGCTTTATGGAAAACATGACAATTCTCTTTGATATTTTCTTATCTCATAGCATTCAATACCTTAGACTGCAGAGATATTCAGAGAATTTATTTTTGGATAGGTGTCCTTTATCTTTATGGTTAATGTCAGTAAATATTACATTAATAAGGGCATGCATTGTGGTAGGCAGAATCTCCTATTTGTGTCATCAGATTAATTTTAATCaaatgagactttttttaaaagggattttggaggttttattttttcatccttgttagttttattttttcatcccaGTTATTACAAAATAAGGAGCCATCATTTAAAAGTAGATAGTCCATAATGTCAACATCTAAACATAGCTAATAGCCAAAAGATATCTTCAATGTTCTCTGGGAAAATTTGCAGACTAGTTTTTCAAAACGACTGAACTGTGAAAAGCACTGTTAATACCCATGCCTTTTGTGTAAATTAGGATACATCTTTGCAAATTACTTGAAGTCTATTGAAAATGTTCAGTTAGACAGCTTTATTTTGAAGACTCTCAGTTTGTATTGTAGAACACTTAAGTATTTTATAGTGAAATGTGAGATTTTAAAAGGAGCTAACATAAGTGACTCAAAGCCTGTGCAGTGTTGTCTCTGAGATATAGGAATGGGAGGTGTATGTATTGCCAAACACATTaaagtgtatacatacacacacacacacacacacacacacacacacattggagATGTATTTTTTGCAACCTTATTCCACCCTTTCTTCAATAAATGCTATTCAGTTtggtattttaataatttaaaacagTCATGTAGCTCCAGTGCCTGAAGGTAGAATATCTGATTAATTCTGCTTTGCTATTTTTTGTCATTGCTAGAACATGGAGAAACACTGAACTTCCAGAGACAGACCTtagctatttctttctttcttctttggcaaggcaatcagggttaagtgacttgcccagggtcacacagatagtgtcaagtgtctgagggcacatttgaattcaggtcctcttgaccccaggactagtgttctatccactgcacccctacCTGCCTCCCTCAGCTACTTCTGAAGTCACCTGAATCTGCCACTGAAATTTGAGCCTAAATGGTGAATGTGAACCTTTATATAATAGTGAAAGTTTTCATTCATCAGTTTTAAATCTTCAGGAAGAGGTGGGTAGACTTTGGAATTTTAACTAAATTTCTCCAGTAGGATTCAAGGGCAACCCGGTCTAATGAACTGATCCCCCCAAACGTCTTAGTTTCTTATTAGGCAGCTCCAAAGGAAAGAGCTGCATGCATAATGAATTGCTGTGTGGTGAACTTAAATAGGACAATCACTTTTTACAAGGACACTAAAATGCAATTTATTGGATCACTGAatattagagccagaaggaaccttagacatcTGTCTAGTTTAACTGTGTTACCAtctgacagatgtggaaactgagacccagagaggtgaagaaaggTAACATGGCTAGCCAGTGGTAGGGTAGCTCCTGAACAAAAGCCAGAGAGGCATGCTCTGCAAATAGAAGCTATAGCTACGAACCAAAGGACTATTTGGGCCTTGTCTGCAGGGAGGATATTATCTTTTCAACCACTTCCTTGAGTGGTCATAAGTATTAATCAGCTTTCTCACGTCAATCATTCAATTAACAAGCagttaggtgctgggaatacaaatgaaaagatcaaacattctctgccctcaaggaccttacattccatTCAGCTTTTTCTAACCAGGATTTTTAATGATCTTTCGTAAATTACTccgggcttcattttcctcttctgtaaaatgaaaggtcagGACAAGTAGAACCCTGAGTTCAGCTCTACTTCTGGCATTCTGTGGATTCCCCAACTGACAGTTGAGAAATTCAAAGGTGAGTTCTCACCTTGAAATTCAGATCCTTTCCTCCACCCCTACCATAAGATGTCAAGTCACACTGAAGCAGAGATTTCCTGTTCCATTGCTGGAGAGCTTGAAAAGGGGCAATTCATTTCTAGTCATGTTGTTGAGAATATCCTTTCCCAGGCAGTGTAGTATAAAAGCAGCACATGGATAATTTTAGAATGTTAATTTTGGTTTTGAAGTCCTGACTAAGTTTGACGTTTTACTTCTTCAAAGTCATGGATTTATAGCATTTGTAGGATTGTTGTGATTTCTATCATGTGCCGCCTGTCAATGCTGCTAATAACTGCCAGATAGAGGGAAGtcattgtttccttttctctgacATGAAAGGAGTTTTTGGGTCTACTACAACTGGTAGATTTGCAATTCCACATTTACATATGGGCTGAGGATATAAGACTTCTGGGTTGGAAGAAGAGCCCTGTGGTAGCAGTAGTTGGTGCTGAAGAAGTATACAAAACCACTAATAAACCATAGGCCACTCACCTTCAGACCAAGCTCTGTCCGAAGAGTCTCAGAAGTCCAAGCCACTAGGCAGAATTCCAGGGCTGGGACTGTGAGTATTGATGGCGGGCTAAGTGATATCAGTAGGGAGAGGAGCTGGGAGGACTCCTCTGCTTCCTTCCATATGGAAATGTTCTAGTTACCTTCTAGGTAAATGGGAAAATGTCCAGATGCTTTCTGGGAGAGCCTAACCCTGGCCATCTGTTCATGACCATGTAACAGATGTGTTTAACCATCATTCA from Trichosurus vulpecula isolate mTriVul1 chromosome 1, mTriVul1.pri, whole genome shotgun sequence includes:
- the PPP1R3G gene encoding protein phosphatase 1 regulatory subunit 3G, yielding METQAPQSLSLEPSGSMPCGDPPLAEESPDPGTPIQGGGGGESCPNCPDAPAQSPQLSQRDASLLDQELLDARRCCRARSFSLPASPILEAAKLLQQQQLQPQPGDPGAEWGATEQEEELLSPGACCTKCKKRVQFADSLGLSLASVKHFSAAEEPQVPPAVLSRLKSFPMRERDMEQIGDLLAAAFSPLLPEGIRSTPAPVRQLPRLQPLFQLPEPGRAASERLRRQRVCLEQVDCGAPPAYEVKGSGRVLSCAGPREVTVRYTFTEWRSFLDLPATLQPCQPAQLETQGQEEQPERTHLDPGTGRSEDGAGDPGGPDTERFHFSLYLPPGLLGEKEEEQQGFNVHFAVCYRCAQGEFWDNNTGANYTLRYPPSGCQLPHPTQVPPEGSLESPH